In Lampris incognitus isolate fLamInc1 chromosome 20, fLamInc1.hap2, whole genome shotgun sequence, one genomic interval encodes:
- the gabarapa gene encoding GABA(A) receptor-associated protein a: protein MKFQYKEEHPFEKRRSEGEKIRKKYPDRVPVIVEKAPKARIGDLDKKKYLVPSDLTVGQFYFLIRKRIHLRAEDALFFFVNNVIPPTSATMGLLYQEHHEEDFFLYIAYSDESVYGDSQREM from the exons ATGAAGTTTCAGTACAAAGAGGAGCACCCTTTTGAGAAAAGGCGGTCTGAGGGCGAGAAAATAAGGAAGAAGTATCCGGACAGGGTTCCA GTAATTGTGGAAAAAGCCCCAAAAGCCAGAATAGGAGATTTGGACAAGAAAAAATATCTTGTCCCTTCCGACCTGACAG TGGGCCAGTTTTATTTCCTCATCCGGAAACGAATCCACTTGCGAGCCGAGGATGCTCTCTTCTTCTTTGTAAACAACGTCATTCCACCCACTTCAGCTACAATGGGACTCTTGTACCAG GAGCATCATGAGGAGGACTTTTTCCTCTACATCGCCTACAGTGATGAGAGCGTGTACGGGGACAGCCAAAGGGAAATGTGA
- the gps2 gene encoding G protein pathway suppressor 2 isoform X2, producing MPALLERPKLSNAMARALHKHIMRERERKRQEEEEVDKMMEQKMKEEEERKRTKEIEERMSLEETKEQVMKMGEKLQGLQEEKHQLFLQLKKVLHEEEKRRRKEQSDITTLTSASYQQSLPMHAGQHLLNIQGSPVSHSRPGALLGERSKQLFQTPVIPGRHYQTQPGFSTGSAEHGQFSGGQGVHEPYGVAQAQHPSTYAPGPSVPVSFASSSQIRGASAFQAMQYLPHQQPGYPVHSHFTSQSGFIPGAGIPLQKQLEHANQQSGFTDAGALRPMHPQALHASAAGLLPSPSMAVQIPTAKASFQNSPQAAPRHTFLPHAQSGQRFYHHGK from the exons ATGCCCGCTCTTCTGGAGAGACCTAAGCTGTCCAACGCGATGGCAAGGGCCCTCCATAAGCATatcatgagagagagggagcgcaaGAGGCAAG aggaggaagaggtggaCAAAATGATggagcagaagatgaaggaggaggaagagaggaagcggACAAAAGAAATAGAGGAGaggatgtctttggaggaaaccaAAGAACAG GTGATGAAGATGGGGGAGAAATTGCAGGGCCTACAGGAGGAAAAACACCAGCTCTTCTTGCAACTCAAGAAAGTCCTGCACGAAGAGGAAAAGAGGCGAAGGAAGGAACAGAG TGATATCACAACACTTACGTCAGCTAGCTATCAACAGAGTCTACCCATGCATGCAGGACAACACCTCCTCAACATCCAAG gCAGTCCGGTCAGCCACAGCAGACCTGGTGCTTTGCTCGGGGAACGCAGTAAACAGCTTTTTCAAACCCCTGTCATCCCG GGGAGACACTACCAGACGCAGCCTGGGTTCAGCACAGGCTCGGCCGAGCATGGTCAGTTCAGTGGTGGCCAGGGGGTTCATGAGCCTTACGGGGTGGCCCAGGCCCAACATCCCTCCACCTACGCCCCTGGACCCTCCGTACCTGTCAGCTTTGCAAGCAGTTCTCAGATCAGAG GTGCTTCTGCCTTTCAAGCCATGCAGTATCTTCCCCACCAGCAGCCCGGCTACCCAGTGCACAGCCACTTCACCTCCCAATCTG GATTCATCCCCGGGGCAGGAATACCCCTTCAGAAGCAGCTGGAACATGCCAACCAACAGTCAGGCTTTACTGATGCG GGTGCTTTGAGACCAATGCATCCTCAAGCCCTCCATGCCTCCGCTGCAGGCCTGCTCCCTTCACCATCAATGGCAGTCCAGATCCCCACCGCCAAG GCCTCATTCCAGAACTCCCCACAAGCCGCTCCTCGCCACACCTTCCTCCCACATGCCCAAAGTGGACAGAGATTCTATCATCATGGCAAGTAA
- the gps2 gene encoding G protein pathway suppressor 2 isoform X1, protein MPALLERPKLSNAMARALHKHIMRERERKRQEEEEVDKMMEQKMKEEEERKRTKEIEERMSLEETKEQVMKMGEKLQGLQEEKHQLFLQLKKVLHEEEKRRRKEQSDITTLTSASYQQSLPMHAGQHLLNIQGSPVSHSRPGALLGERSKQLFQTPVIPGRHYQTQPGFSTGSAEHGQFSGGQGVHEPYGVAQAQHPSTYAPGPSVPVSFASSSQIRGASAFQAMQYLPHQQPGYPVHSHFTSQSGFIPGAGIPLQKQLEHANQQSGFTDAGALRPMHPQALHASAAGLLPSPSMAVQIPTAKASFQNSPQAAPRHTFLPHAQSGQRFYHHGPVHLVFP, encoded by the exons ATGCCCGCTCTTCTGGAGAGACCTAAGCTGTCCAACGCGATGGCAAGGGCCCTCCATAAGCATatcatgagagagagggagcgcaaGAGGCAAG aggaggaagaggtggaCAAAATGATggagcagaagatgaaggaggaggaagagaggaagcggACAAAAGAAATAGAGGAGaggatgtctttggaggaaaccaAAGAACAG GTGATGAAGATGGGGGAGAAATTGCAGGGCCTACAGGAGGAAAAACACCAGCTCTTCTTGCAACTCAAGAAAGTCCTGCACGAAGAGGAAAAGAGGCGAAGGAAGGAACAGAG TGATATCACAACACTTACGTCAGCTAGCTATCAACAGAGTCTACCCATGCATGCAGGACAACACCTCCTCAACATCCAAG gCAGTCCGGTCAGCCACAGCAGACCTGGTGCTTTGCTCGGGGAACGCAGTAAACAGCTTTTTCAAACCCCTGTCATCCCG GGGAGACACTACCAGACGCAGCCTGGGTTCAGCACAGGCTCGGCCGAGCATGGTCAGTTCAGTGGTGGCCAGGGGGTTCATGAGCCTTACGGGGTGGCCCAGGCCCAACATCCCTCCACCTACGCCCCTGGACCCTCCGTACCTGTCAGCTTTGCAAGCAGTTCTCAGATCAGAG GTGCTTCTGCCTTTCAAGCCATGCAGTATCTTCCCCACCAGCAGCCCGGCTACCCAGTGCACAGCCACTTCACCTCCCAATCTG GATTCATCCCCGGGGCAGGAATACCCCTTCAGAAGCAGCTGGAACATGCCAACCAACAGTCAGGCTTTACTGATGCG GGTGCTTTGAGACCAATGCATCCTCAAGCCCTCCATGCCTCCGCTGCAGGCCTGCTCCCTTCACCATCAATGGCAGTCCAGATCCCCACCGCCAAG GCCTCATTCCAGAACTCCCCACAAGCCGCTCCTCGCCACACCTTCCTCCCACATGCCCAAAGTGGACAGAGATTCTATCATCATG GTCCAGTGCATCTTGTTTTCCCCTGA